A region from the Aeromicrobium choanae genome encodes:
- a CDS encoding class I adenylate-forming enzyme family protein yields MELFDEEQRRAFVADGWWTGRTWSGLLDQAARTRPDATALVDPPNRAAVMSGEPRSLTWAEASEEVRRIGAALHALGVRRGDVVGVQLPNVVELPLTLLAVARLGAIACPFPIQYRSHELVRMSELAGLGVFVTTTAALGRDLAGEAADFSTAVPGLRAVAAFGDPASDPRLVPLEADEPAIAAADAYAAGLDLGSADPATIVWTSGTEGFPKGVPRAYGDWEVLGTACVQSPRLTSDDVLLNPFPMVNGGGLAGMFVPWLLTGCTLVQHHPFDLDLFCEQIEAHEVTYTCAPPPVLNAVVSGDGPDRDLSSLRAVSSGSAPLAGWMIDAWESGRGVEVLNLFGSNEGGMLFAEPETVPDPAQRGRLFPRYGRPGLAYRTRVASAMSARLVDLADGTEIDEPGRPGELRLKGPAIFSGYLGRGREGFDEDGWFCTGDVFEISHENEDLLVHVDRAKDLIIRGGYKISAAEIEAIVTADPRVAEAAAVALPDPDLGERLCLFVVPSGDEPVRLDDVLQIVRAADVAKFKWPERLEIVEALPRNPVGKVLKRELRDQLRTTTGVN; encoded by the coding sequence ATGGAACTGTTCGACGAGGAACAGCGGCGCGCCTTCGTGGCCGACGGCTGGTGGACCGGCCGGACGTGGTCCGGGCTGCTGGACCAGGCCGCGCGCACCCGGCCCGACGCGACCGCCCTGGTCGACCCGCCCAACCGGGCCGCCGTCATGTCGGGGGAGCCCCGGTCGCTCACCTGGGCCGAGGCCTCCGAGGAGGTCCGGCGGATCGGCGCCGCGCTCCACGCCCTGGGCGTCCGCCGCGGCGACGTGGTCGGGGTGCAGCTGCCGAACGTGGTGGAGCTGCCGCTCACCCTCCTGGCCGTCGCCCGTCTCGGTGCGATCGCGTGCCCCTTCCCGATCCAGTACCGCAGCCACGAGCTGGTGCGGATGAGCGAGCTCGCGGGTCTCGGGGTCTTCGTCACCACCACCGCGGCGCTCGGCCGCGACCTCGCCGGCGAGGCCGCCGACTTCAGCACGGCCGTCCCCGGGCTTCGCGCGGTCGCGGCGTTCGGCGATCCGGCGTCCGATCCGCGACTGGTCCCGCTCGAGGCCGACGAGCCGGCGATCGCCGCGGCCGACGCGTACGCCGCCGGCCTCGACCTCGGCTCGGCCGATCCGGCCACGATCGTGTGGACCTCGGGCACGGAAGGCTTCCCCAAGGGGGTGCCCCGGGCCTACGGCGACTGGGAGGTGCTCGGCACCGCCTGCGTGCAGTCGCCGCGACTGACCTCCGACGACGTCCTGCTCAACCCGTTCCCGATGGTGAACGGTGGCGGGCTGGCCGGCATGTTCGTCCCGTGGCTGCTCACCGGTTGCACCCTCGTGCAGCACCACCCCTTCGACCTGGACCTGTTCTGCGAGCAGATCGAGGCGCACGAGGTGACCTACACCTGCGCGCCGCCGCCGGTGCTCAACGCGGTCGTGTCGGGCGACGGGCCCGACCGCGACCTGTCGTCCCTGCGCGCGGTCTCCTCGGGCTCGGCCCCGCTGGCCGGATGGATGATCGACGCCTGGGAGAGCGGTCGCGGCGTCGAGGTGCTCAACCTCTTCGGCTCGAACGAGGGCGGCATGCTGTTCGCCGAGCCCGAGACGGTGCCCGATCCGGCCCAGCGCGGACGTCTCTTCCCGCGCTACGGCCGGCCCGGCCTGGCCTACCGCACCCGCGTGGCGTCGGCGATGTCCGCCCGCCTCGTCGACCTGGCCGACGGCACCGAGATCGACGAGCCCGGCCGCCCCGGCGAGCTGCGACTGAAGGGCCCCGCGATCTTCTCGGGCTACCTGGGCCGGGGCCGTGAGGGCTTCGACGAGGACGGCTGGTTCTGCACCGGCGACGTCTTCGAGATCAGCCACGAGAACGAGGACCTGCTGGTGCACGTCGACCGGGCCAAGGACCTGATCATCCGCGGCGGCTACAAGATCTCGGCGGCCGAGATCGAGGCGATCGTCACGGCCGATCCGCGCGTCGCCGAGGCGGCTGCGGTCGCCCTGCCCGACCCCGACCTCGGCGAGCGGCTGTGCCTGTTCGTGGTCCCCTCGGGTGACGAGCCCGTACGGCTCGACGATGTGCTGCAGATCGTCCGCGCCGCGGACGTCGCGAAGTTCAAGTGGCCCGAGCGGCTGGAGATCGTGGAAGCCCTGCCCCGCAATCCGGTGGGCAAGGTCCTCAAGCGCGAGCTGCGCGACCAGCTGCGCACGACGACGGGAGTCAACTGA
- a CDS encoding enoyl-CoA hydratase-related protein: MTDGPDIVVVTRDRPGTATVTLNRPERRNAWSVPLQREYFHALSELAADADVRVIVVTGAGGTFCPGADTDALQVYGDTGTTNPEMASIEQPEWFPLLVPKPVIAAISGMCAGVGLAQALQCDLRVTAPDTRFTTAFAKRALPPMHGMGPLLARAAGESTAADLLLTARTFDGLEAHRLGVVHETADDPVRRALDLAEETAATCAPSALATIKRHLVAPWVDRVREASESVDATLDDVLSSADFREGLASFLERRPPRFPPLSRDWFPATREE, from the coding sequence ATGACGGACGGACCCGACATCGTCGTGGTGACGCGCGACCGGCCCGGCACCGCCACGGTGACCCTGAACCGCCCGGAGCGTCGCAACGCCTGGAGCGTTCCGCTGCAACGGGAGTACTTTCACGCGCTCTCCGAGTTGGCCGCCGACGCCGACGTGAGGGTGATCGTGGTGACCGGCGCCGGGGGCACGTTCTGCCCGGGCGCCGACACCGACGCCCTGCAGGTCTACGGCGACACCGGCACGACGAACCCGGAGATGGCCTCGATCGAGCAGCCCGAGTGGTTCCCGCTGCTGGTGCCGAAGCCCGTGATCGCCGCGATCTCCGGCATGTGCGCGGGGGTCGGGCTGGCCCAGGCCCTGCAGTGCGACCTGCGCGTCACGGCCCCCGACACCCGCTTCACCACCGCGTTCGCCAAGCGCGCCCTCCCGCCGATGCACGGCATGGGACCGCTGCTGGCCCGCGCCGCCGGCGAGTCGACCGCCGCCGACCTGCTGCTCACGGCCCGCACCTTCGACGGTCTCGAGGCGCACCGCCTCGGCGTCGTGCACGAGACCGCCGACGATCCCGTCCGCCGAGCACTCGACCTGGCCGAGGAGACGGCCGCGACGTGTGCCCCCTCCGCCCTGGCCACCATCAAGCGGCATCTCGTCGCGCCGTGGGTCGACCGGGTGCGCGAGGCGTCCGAGTCGGTCGACGCGACGCTCGACGACGTGCTGTCCTCGGCCGACTTCCGCGAGGGCCTGGCGAGCTTCCTCGAGCGCCGGCCCCCACGATTCCCCCCTCTGTCCCGGGACTGGTTCCCCGCTACGCGAGAAGAGTGA
- a CDS encoding NAD(P)H-dependent flavin oxidoreductase, with protein sequence MSDTVLDRLRLPVVAAPMFLISGPDLVVAACESGVVGSFPSPNCRTAEELDTWMGTIRDRLAGSPDAAPWALNLVTHRSNARLPEDLRLVAEHQPDIVITALGSPLPVMEVVKSYGGIVIADVVNLKLAAKAIAAGVDGLACVSAGAGGHTGHLSPFAFISAVREIFDGIVTVGGGVTDGAGVAGAVAAGADLVYMGTRFLATTESMAQEEYKQMVVDHGPDDLVVSSGVTGTPASWLRPSLVANGYDPDAMVGPAQRDYDSTAGAGARWKDLWAAGQGLQTIHAIEPTATVVDRLEAEYRAAADRFGRLALTSPLA encoded by the coding sequence ATGTCCGACACCGTGCTCGACCGCCTCCGCCTCCCCGTGGTGGCGGCGCCCATGTTCCTGATCTCCGGACCCGACCTCGTGGTCGCGGCCTGCGAGTCCGGGGTCGTGGGCTCCTTCCCCAGCCCGAACTGCCGCACGGCGGAGGAGCTCGACACGTGGATGGGGACGATCCGCGACCGGCTCGCGGGCTCGCCCGACGCCGCACCGTGGGCGCTCAACCTGGTCACCCACCGCAGCAACGCGCGGCTGCCCGAGGACCTGCGACTCGTGGCCGAGCACCAGCCCGACATCGTCATCACCGCCCTCGGGTCCCCCCTGCCGGTGATGGAGGTCGTGAAGTCGTACGGCGGCATCGTCATCGCCGACGTGGTCAACCTCAAGCTGGCCGCCAAGGCGATCGCCGCCGGGGTCGACGGCCTGGCGTGCGTGTCCGCCGGCGCGGGCGGCCACACGGGCCACCTCTCCCCGTTCGCCTTCATCTCGGCCGTCCGCGAGATCTTCGACGGGATCGTCACCGTGGGCGGTGGCGTCACCGACGGCGCCGGCGTGGCCGGAGCGGTCGCCGCCGGCGCGGACCTGGTCTACATGGGCACCCGCTTCCTGGCCACCACCGAGAGCATGGCGCAGGAGGAGTACAAGCAGATGGTCGTCGACCACGGCCCGGACGACCTCGTCGTCAGCTCCGGCGTCACCGGCACCCCCGCCTCGTGGCTGCGCCCGAGCCTGGTCGCGAACGGCTACGACCCCGACGCCATGGTCGGTCCCGCCCAGCGCGACTACGACTCCACGGCCGGGGCCGGCGCGCGCTGGAAGGACCTCTGGGCCGCCGGCCAGGGCCTGCAGACGATCCACGCGATCGAGCCCACCGCCACGGTCGTCGACCGCCTCGAGGCCGAGTACCGCGCCGCCGCCGACCGCTTCGGCCGCCTCGCCCTCACCTCACCCCTGGCCTGA
- a CDS encoding carotenoid oxygenase family protein — protein sequence MDLELVGKLLSTLPDDDDHPYRTGPWRPQTNEWVADDLEVVEGAIPADLDGVYLRNTENPVHASLKNYHPFDGDGMVHVVGFRDGKAFYRNRMIRTDGYLAEQEAGHALWAGLAERPQIALREDGWGARRQMKDASSTDVVVHRGVALTSFYQCGDLYRVDPFSAQTLGKESWNGHFPFDWGVSAHPKVDDRTGEMMFFNYSKEAPYMKYGVVDESNDLVHYVDIPLPGPRLPHDMAFTENYAILNDMPLFWDPEALKQNAHVARWHRDMPARFAIIPRRGQTSDIKWFEAESTYVLHFTNAYEEGDEVVLEGYFQTDPEPADNGTGTQWERAFRFLAQDRMETRLHRWRFNLVTGQTKEERLTDTVSEFGMINGSFGGVKHRYSYSATNKPGWFLFNGLVKHDSWTGAEETFAFGDGVYGSETAMAPRVGSTSEDDGYLVTLISDMNDDASYAVVFDAARLSDGPVCKLKLPERISSGTHSTWCAGDELRRWQTEESAAAAVGL from the coding sequence ATGGATCTTGAACTGGTGGGCAAGCTGCTGTCGACGCTGCCCGACGACGACGACCACCCGTACCGCACGGGCCCGTGGCGTCCGCAGACGAACGAGTGGGTCGCCGACGACCTGGAGGTCGTCGAGGGCGCGATCCCCGCGGACCTCGACGGCGTCTACCTGCGCAACACCGAGAACCCGGTGCACGCGTCGCTGAAGAACTACCACCCGTTCGACGGCGACGGCATGGTCCACGTCGTGGGCTTCCGTGACGGCAAGGCGTTCTACCGCAACCGGATGATTCGCACCGACGGCTATCTCGCCGAGCAGGAGGCCGGGCACGCGCTGTGGGCCGGCCTGGCCGAGCGGCCGCAGATCGCGCTGCGCGAGGACGGCTGGGGCGCCCGCCGCCAGATGAAGGACGCGTCCAGCACCGACGTGGTCGTGCACCGCGGCGTCGCCCTGACCAGCTTCTACCAGTGCGGCGACCTCTACCGGGTGGACCCGTTCTCGGCCCAGACGCTGGGCAAGGAGAGCTGGAACGGTCACTTCCCGTTCGACTGGGGCGTCTCCGCGCACCCGAAGGTCGACGACCGCACCGGCGAGATGATGTTCTTCAACTACAGCAAGGAGGCGCCGTACATGAAGTACGGCGTCGTCGACGAGAGCAACGACCTCGTCCACTACGTCGACATCCCGCTGCCGGGCCCGCGTCTGCCGCACGACATGGCGTTCACCGAGAACTACGCGATCCTCAATGACATGCCGCTGTTCTGGGACCCCGAGGCGCTCAAGCAGAACGCGCACGTCGCCCGGTGGCACCGCGACATGCCCGCGCGCTTCGCGATCATCCCGCGGCGCGGACAGACCTCGGACATCAAGTGGTTCGAGGCCGAGTCCACGTACGTCCTGCACTTCACGAACGCGTACGAGGAGGGTGACGAGGTCGTCCTGGAGGGCTACTTCCAGACCGATCCCGAGCCCGCCGACAACGGCACCGGCACGCAGTGGGAGCGCGCCTTCCGCTTCCTCGCGCAGGACCGCATGGAGACGCGCCTGCACCGCTGGCGCTTCAACCTCGTGACCGGTCAGACGAAGGAGGAGCGGCTCACCGACACCGTCTCCGAGTTCGGCATGATCAACGGCTCGTTCGGCGGCGTGAAGCACCGCTACTCCTACTCGGCCACGAACAAGCCCGGCTGGTTCCTCTTCAACGGGCTGGTCAAGCACGATTCGTGGACCGGCGCGGAGGAGACGTTCGCCTTCGGCGACGGCGTCTACGGCAGCGAGACCGCGATGGCGCCCCGCGTGGGCTCGACCTCGGAGGACGACGGCTACCTCGTCACGCTGATCTCGGACATGAACGACGACGCGTCGTACGCCGTGGTCTTCGACGCGGCGCGACTGTCCGACGGCCCCGTCTGCAAGCTCAAGCTGCCCGAGCGGATCTCCAGCGGCACGCACTCCACCTGGTGCGCCGGCGACGAGCTGCGCCGCTGGCAGACCGAGGAGTCCGCGGCCGCCGCCGTGGGCCTCTGA
- a CDS encoding acetyl-CoA acetyltransferase: MTKSPNVWVLGGYQSDFARNLTREGKDFADLATEVVDGTLAASGLDAEEIGVVHVGNAFGQLFAHQGQLGAMPATVNPGLWGTPSSRHEAACASGSIAVLAAMADLRAGNYDSALVVGIELEKTVSGDQAAHHLGAAAWTGHEGEDATFMWPHMFSKVADEYDRRYGIDQAHLTRIAEINFANAKLNPNAQTRGWDVPDLGPAGDPALNPPVDGRVRRFDCSQITDGGSGIVLVSDAFLVRHPDLRPLARIAGWGHQTVGLGLQQKLDRAADQTYVMPHLRRAVLDAFDRAQVGIDDLDALETHDCFTPSEYIAIDHIGLTDPGESWKAIENGDIEIGGRLPINPSGGLIGGGHPVGASGIRMVLDATKQVAGTAGDYQVDGAETVGTLNFGGSTATTVSFVVTAH, from the coding sequence ATGACCAAGTCGCCGAACGTCTGGGTGCTCGGTGGGTACCAGAGCGATTTCGCCCGGAACCTGACCCGCGAGGGCAAGGACTTCGCCGATCTGGCGACCGAGGTCGTCGACGGCACGCTGGCCGCCTCCGGGCTCGACGCCGAGGAGATCGGCGTCGTCCACGTGGGCAACGCCTTCGGCCAGCTGTTCGCCCATCAGGGCCAGCTCGGCGCCATGCCGGCCACGGTGAACCCCGGCCTGTGGGGCACCCCCTCCTCGCGCCACGAGGCCGCGTGCGCCTCGGGCAGCATCGCCGTGCTGGCCGCGATGGCCGACCTGCGCGCCGGCAACTACGACAGCGCCCTCGTCGTGGGCATCGAGCTGGAGAAGACCGTCAGCGGCGACCAGGCCGCACACCACCTCGGCGCCGCCGCCTGGACCGGCCACGAGGGCGAGGACGCCACGTTCATGTGGCCCCACATGTTCAGCAAGGTCGCCGACGAGTACGACCGCCGCTACGGCATCGACCAGGCCCACCTGACCCGCATCGCCGAGATCAACTTCGCCAACGCGAAGCTCAACCCCAACGCGCAGACGCGCGGCTGGGACGTCCCGGACCTCGGCCCGGCCGGCGACCCCGCGCTGAACCCGCCGGTGGACGGGCGCGTCCGCCGCTTCGACTGCAGCCAGATCACCGACGGCGGCTCGGGCATCGTGCTCGTCTCGGACGCGTTCCTCGTCCGGCACCCCGACCTGCGTCCGCTCGCGCGCATCGCCGGCTGGGGCCACCAGACCGTGGGTCTGGGCCTGCAGCAGAAGCTGGACCGTGCCGCCGACCAGACCTACGTCATGCCGCACCTGCGCCGCGCCGTGCTGGACGCCTTCGACCGTGCCCAGGTCGGGATCGACGACCTGGACGCGCTCGAGACGCACGACTGCTTCACGCCGAGCGAGTACATCGCGATCGACCACATCGGCCTGACCGATCCGGGCGAGTCCTGGAAGGCGATCGAGAACGGCGACATCGAGATCGGCGGCCGGCTGCCGATCAACCCCAGTGGCGGCCTGATCGGCGGCGGGCACCCCGTGGGCGCCTCCGGCATCCGGATGGTCCTCGACGCCACCAAGCAGGTGGCCGGGACGGCCGGCGACTACCAGGTCGACGGCGCCGAGACCGTCGGCACGCTCAACTTCGGTGGCAGCACCGCCACCACCGTCAGCTTCGTCGTGACGGCCCACTGA
- a CDS encoding NAD(P)H-dependent amine dehydrogenase family protein produces MTHRVVQWATGAMGTAILRTMLDHPGIEVVGTYVYGERKAGRDVGDLARRDATGVLATSDVDEILALDADVVVHAGRIGPYGAHDDEIVALLESGKNVLSINGYTDPFVHPGERLDRLRAAAERGGVTLMGVGLNPGFIGEQVAVLATGVCASVDHIEVVEMADARLVQDPDYLFGSLGFGAPLDAHDPNDPSWGPVGALNGMYEEVLGAMAHHLGMTVDEVVSDHVCHPAGSDLEVSAGVIREGTVGHTNWRWHAMVGGRRRLTMSIHWFVETAHLPEPEPPLWRVNITGHPGVRIAMELEKHPDDRSRMGAEQYAVAGQVINAVPHVVAAPPGLAIRPVATPARDDFVSFTPR; encoded by the coding sequence ATGACCCACCGCGTGGTGCAGTGGGCGACCGGTGCCATGGGCACCGCGATCCTGCGGACGATGCTGGACCACCCGGGCATCGAGGTCGTGGGCACCTACGTCTACGGCGAGAGGAAGGCCGGCCGCGACGTGGGCGACCTCGCCCGGCGCGATGCCACCGGCGTGCTGGCCACGTCGGACGTCGATGAGATCCTCGCCCTCGACGCGGACGTCGTGGTCCACGCGGGACGGATCGGTCCGTACGGCGCGCACGACGACGAGATCGTCGCGCTGCTCGAGTCGGGCAAGAACGTGCTGAGCATCAACGGCTACACCGATCCGTTCGTGCACCCGGGGGAGCGCCTCGACCGGCTGCGGGCCGCCGCGGAGCGAGGCGGCGTGACCCTGATGGGCGTCGGCCTCAACCCCGGATTCATCGGCGAGCAGGTCGCGGTGCTGGCCACGGGCGTGTGCGCGTCCGTCGATCACATCGAGGTCGTCGAGATGGCCGACGCGCGACTCGTGCAGGACCCCGACTACCTCTTCGGCTCGCTCGGCTTCGGCGCCCCGTTGGACGCGCACGATCCGAACGACCCCTCGTGGGGGCCGGTCGGCGCCCTGAACGGCATGTACGAGGAGGTCCTCGGCGCGATGGCGCACCACCTCGGCATGACGGTGGACGAGGTCGTCAGCGACCACGTGTGCCACCCGGCCGGGTCCGACCTGGAGGTGAGCGCCGGGGTGATCCGCGAGGGCACGGTCGGTCACACCAACTGGCGCTGGCACGCGATGGTCGGCGGCCGCCGGCGACTGACGATGTCGATCCACTGGTTCGTCGAGACCGCCCACCTGCCCGAGCCCGAGCCGCCGCTGTGGCGCGTCAACATCACGGGCCACCCGGGAGTGCGGATCGCGATGGAGCTGGAGAAGCACCCGGACGACCGCAGCCGGATGGGCGCGGAGCAGTACGCCGTCGCCGGACAGGTGATCAACGCCGTGCCGCACGTCGTGGCGGCGCCGCCGGGACTGGCGATCCGCCCGGTCGCCACGCCGGCGCGCGACGACTTCGTTTCGTTCACCCCGCGCTGA
- a CDS encoding thiolase family protein yields the protein MTEAFVYEAVRTPRGRVRRDGGTLADVPAYELLAQLLRDLEKRDLPVDAVQDVVIGVSSPYGEQAADLARVAVMAADWPDTTPAGVVSRMCCSGLDAIASASAQVRSGMLDVVVAGGAESMSRVPMMSDRPAFAFDAELGATTGFVTIGVSADLTAAKHGFTREELDAWAVRSHQRSATATWDSVVPVTRDGRTLLAHDEGARADTSAESLAGLAPLFGDDPLWSRVEDRIPGFTRPAEGLHTVATAPQLCDGASAAVIGSAAARDVLGRAPRARIAGWAHTAVRSPGLDGTVAAARLALERAGIGVADVAVAEFNESFSVTPLLLTRELGIDPERVNAQGGAVSVGHPLAASGGIILANALDLLERRGGGYALLVIPAALGVSMALVVEGLAR from the coding sequence ATGACCGAGGCGTTCGTCTACGAGGCGGTGAGGACGCCGCGCGGACGCGTGCGTCGCGACGGCGGGACGCTGGCCGACGTGCCGGCGTACGAGCTGCTCGCCCAGCTGCTGCGCGATCTTGAGAAGCGTGACCTCCCGGTGGACGCCGTGCAGGACGTCGTCATCGGCGTCAGCTCGCCCTACGGGGAGCAGGCCGCCGACCTGGCGCGCGTCGCCGTGATGGCCGCCGACTGGCCCGACACGACGCCCGCGGGCGTCGTGTCGCGCATGTGCTGCTCGGGCCTCGACGCGATCGCGAGCGCCTCGGCGCAGGTGCGCTCGGGGATGCTCGACGTGGTCGTCGCCGGTGGCGCGGAGTCGATGTCGCGGGTGCCCATGATGAGCGACAGGCCGGCCTTCGCGTTCGATGCCGAGCTCGGCGCCACCACGGGCTTCGTGACGATCGGGGTGTCGGCCGACCTGACGGCCGCGAAGCACGGCTTCACGCGCGAGGAGCTCGATGCGTGGGCGGTCCGATCGCACCAGCGATCGGCCACGGCCACGTGGGACTCCGTCGTGCCGGTCACCCGTGACGGTCGGACCCTGCTGGCGCACGACGAGGGCGCCCGCGCCGACACCTCGGCCGAGTCCCTGGCGGGTCTGGCGCCGCTGTTCGGCGACGACCCGCTCTGGTCGCGGGTCGAGGACCGGATCCCCGGCTTCACCCGTCCTGCCGAGGGCCTGCACACCGTCGCCACCGCGCCCCAGCTGTGCGACGGCGCGTCGGCGGCGGTCATCGGCTCGGCGGCCGCGCGCGACGTCCTCGGCCGCGCCCCGCGCGCCCGGATCGCCGGGTGGGCCCACACCGCCGTCCGCTCGCCGGGGCTCGACGGCACCGTGGCCGCAGCGCGCCTGGCGCTCGAGCGGGCCGGCATCGGGGTCGCCGACGTGGCGGTGGCGGAGTTCAACGAGTCGTTCTCGGTCACCCCGCTGCTGCTGACTCGCGAGCTGGGCATCGACCCCGAGCGCGTCAACGCCCAGGGCGGAGCCGTCTCGGTCGGTCATCCCCTGGCCGCGAGCGGCGGCATCATCCTGGCCAACGCGCTCGACCTGCTGGAGCGGCGCGGCGGCGGCTACGCCCTGCTCGTCATTCCCGCCGCACTGGGGGTCTCGATGGCCCTCGTCGTGGAAGGCCTGGCGCGATGA
- a CDS encoding winged helix-turn-helix transcriptional regulator, translated as MSIRGYSPAEPAWTGTANALSRGFGVLGDEWTLFLLRFALLGCRRYTEFSSRMPISHAVLSGRLEALVKAGLMERHEYQQRPPRAEYLLTDSGRATWPILAAIWGWERTWVDEHSYETPPMRHVTCGNEITPVLVCRECHQPVGVQDLDTAWGPSGGWRSSVPEVTTRRRSSTRGTAVGHTFYPDTMAIFGNRWSWALMGAALLGVRRFSEFESALGLPPSLLSSRLSTLREHGILDQVTGESSAERPEYRLTEKGLAFFPVIAMTIGWAERWFDTGDGPALVQTHRSCGAEFHGVLACDHCGEDLRGTSIDLSALDETT; from the coding sequence GTGAGCATTCGCGGCTACTCCCCCGCCGAGCCGGCATGGACGGGCACCGCCAACGCCCTGTCCCGGGGCTTCGGCGTGCTCGGCGACGAGTGGACCCTGTTCCTGCTGCGCTTCGCGCTGCTCGGGTGCCGCCGGTACACCGAGTTCTCCAGCCGCATGCCGATCTCGCACGCCGTGCTCAGCGGCCGTCTCGAGGCCCTGGTCAAGGCGGGGCTCATGGAGCGGCACGAGTACCAGCAGCGCCCCCCGCGCGCCGAGTACCTGCTGACCGACTCGGGCCGCGCCACGTGGCCGATCCTCGCCGCGATCTGGGGCTGGGAGCGCACGTGGGTCGACGAGCACTCCTACGAGACGCCGCCCATGCGCCACGTCACGTGCGGCAACGAGATCACGCCCGTGCTCGTGTGCCGCGAGTGCCACCAGCCGGTCGGCGTGCAGGACCTGGACACGGCCTGGGGGCCCTCGGGCGGCTGGCGCAGCTCGGTCCCCGAGGTGACCACGCGGCGACGCTCCTCGACCCGTGGCACCGCAGTGGGCCACACCTTCTACCCCGACACGATGGCCATCTTCGGCAACCGCTGGTCGTGGGCGCTGATGGGCGCGGCCCTGCTGGGCGTGCGCCGCTTCAGCGAGTTCGAGTCCGCCCTCGGCCTGCCGCCGTCGTTGCTCTCGAGCCGGCTCAGCACGCTGCGCGAGCACGGGATCCTCGACCAGGTCACGGGCGAGTCGTCCGCCGAGCGGCCCGAGTACCGGCTGACCGAGAAGGGCCTGGCGTTCTTCCCGGTCATCGCCATGACGATCGGCTGGGCCGAGCGCTGGTTCGACACCGGCGACGGCCCGGCGCTGGTGCAGACGCACCGCTCGTGCGGCGCGGAGTTCCACGGCGTCCTGGCGTGCGACCACTGCGGCGAGGACCTGCGCGGAACCAGCATCGACCTGTCCGCCCTCGACGAGACGACGTGA